A genomic window from Salvelinus alpinus chromosome 10, SLU_Salpinus.1, whole genome shotgun sequence includes:
- the LOC139531623 gene encoding transferrin receptor protein 1-like isoform X2, whose protein sequence is MEPWTDVHYVQLQTANSQKPNRVLIGQEAVGQPKGYLAYSATGKAQGKAVYGNYGSQEDLMLLQTLKVELNGTVILLRATGQISLAQQVANVAALGVSAVLIYLDPKDYKFQPTTELYGHVHLGSGDPFTPGFPSFNHTKFPRIQSSGLPTVLAQSITAASAAKILSRIGGLESPLSFKGSLDNVKYTLGGASSEDVTVEVNNVLQDTEIHNVFGVIKGFTEPDQYVVLGAQRDAWGPGYAKATVGTTLLLELARAVSEMVHTDGFRPRRSLVFASWSAGEYGSVGSTEWLEGFFSSLDRRVFTYISLDGVVTGHGEFKASASPLLYSLLESTMKEVKNPIGFGESGKSLYDKVSGVNFEKAVFEPMKMEDSAYPFLAFSGIPSLSFRFVSQGSEAYPYYGTSLDNKDHLGYATAHRLSSLATGAGLVAGQLALRLVHDHVLRLDVQRYRTVLSQSVVKINQRLKQVTRDGSAESLSARWLIMALGSYSRAATDLNTDLLNTDLTDTLACHNINDRIMRVEHNLLSPYVSPKEVPFRHLLFGRGSHTLAALLEGEDREVLRTQLALATWTLQGCANAFSGDIWDSDNQI, encoded by the exons ATGGAGCCCTGGACTGACGTACACTATGTCCAACTACAGACAgccaacag TCAGAAGCCAAACCGTGTTCTGATTGGCCAAGAGGCGGTGGGCCAGCCTAAGGGCTATCTGGCCTATAGTGCCACAGGAAAAGCTCAG gGCAAGGCGGTGTATGGTAACTATGGGAGTCAAGAGGACTTGATGCTGCTACAGACTCTGAAGGTTGAGCTGAATGGCACTGTAATTCTACTGAGAGCTACAGGACAGATCAGCCTGGCACAGcag GTGGCTAATGTAGCAGCATTGGGAGTATCTGCTGTGTTGATTTACCTCGACCCTAAAGACTACAAGTTCCAACCAACTACTGAACTGTACGGACAT GTCCATCTAGGTTCAGGGGACCCCTTCACGCCAGGCTTCCCCTCCTTCAACCACACCAAGTTCCCTCGCATCCAGTCCTCTGGTCTGCCTACTGTACTGGCCCAAAGCATTACAGCTGCTAGTGCTGCCAAGATACTATC GCGTATAGGTGGGCTTGAGTCCCCTCTCAGTTTTAAAGGCTCACTGGACAATGTGAAGTACACCCTAGGAGGGGCTAGTAGTGAAGATGTTACTGTGGAGGTGAACAACGTGCTGCAGGACACAGAAATCCACAACGTCTTTGGAGTCATCAAGGGCTTCACTGAGCCag atcagtacGTGGTACTGGGGGCTCAGAGGGATGCGTGGGGTCCAGGCTATGCTAAAGCCACTGTCGGGACCACACTGCTACTGGAGCTGGCTAGAGCTGTGTCTGAGATGGTGCACACAG atggtttCCGTCCCAGGAGGAGTCTGGTGTTTGCCAGTTGGAGTGCAGGAGAATATGGCAGTGTTGGATCTACAGAGTGGCTGGAG GGTTTCTTCTCCTCTCTGGACAGAAGAGTTTTCACCTACATCAGTCTGGATGGAGTGGTCACTG GCCATGGTGAATTCAAAGCGTCTGCCAGTCCCCTGCTCTACAGCCTTCTGGAAAGCACCATGAAGGAGGTGAAGAATCCCATTGGTTTTGGAGAGTCTGGGAAGTCTCTGTATGATAAGGTGTCTGGAGTCAACTTTGAGAAGGCAGT ttttgAGCCCATGAAGATGGAAGACTCTGCATATCCCTTCTTGGCCTTCTCTGgaatcccctctctctccttccgctTCGTCTCTCAgggg TCTGAGGCCTACCCGTACTACGGCACCTCTCTTGACAACAAGGATCACCTTGGTTACGCCACCGCCCATCGTCTTAGTTCCCTAGCCACTGGGGCGGGATTGGTCGCAGGTCAGCTGGCGTTACGATTGGTCCACGACCACGTGCTGCGTCTAGATGTGCAACGCTACAGGACGGTTCTCAGCCAATCTGTGGTCAAGATCAACCAGCGCCTCAAACAAGTCACCCGG GATGGTTCTGCCGAGAGTCTGTCAGCTCGTTGGCTCATCATGGCCTTAGGATCCTACAGTAGAGCTGCTACTGACCTTAACACTGACCTACTCAACACCGACCTCACTGACACACTGGCCTGCCACAACATCAACGACCGCATCATGAGA gtGGAACATAACCTCCTTTCTCCATATGTCTCCCCCAAAGAGGTTCCGTTCCGCCACCTGCTGTTTGGCCGTGGTTCCCACACCCTGGCAGCCCTGTTGGAGGGTgaggacagagaggtgctgcGGACCCAGCTGGCCCTGGCCACCTGGACGCTACAGGGCTGTGCCAACGCTTTCTCTGGAGACATCTGGGACAGCGACAACCAGATCTAA